One Poecilia reticulata strain Guanapo linkage group LG4, Guppy_female_1.0+MT, whole genome shotgun sequence genomic window carries:
- the lrrc66 gene encoding leucine-rich repeat and transmembrane domain-containing protein 2 isoform X3 — protein MAVRRSSFWAAVLLLASLDLWCSSSSPPCPESCVCRGALLLNCSSAGLSSVPQPVQDPIAELDLSHNLLSSIAFHQPHPNLRNLWLGNNSIPHLSLCIERSVTARRLGRRSAAGSRSRCLSWAPALQLLSAERNLLEQLPRGLDAVESLQVLELSFNRISSLELGVLGGLHQLQELHLQHNLITHLDPQMFQNLEQLKVLDLRFNMLTTMQQLTYITLRNIEADVKLGGNRWRCDCNMRSTRRQMAYDGTRGMRTWNIICSEPSIISGKDLLQLDEEDLTCLSSENNLNFHRDVTVYSGTEILLSCSAQGNT, from the exons ATGGCGGTACGCCGCTCGTCGTTTTGGGCGGCTGTGCTGCTCCTGGCCTCCTTGGATCTCTGgtgctcctcttcctcgcctCCCTGTCCGGAATCCTGCGTTTGCCGAGGAGCTCTGCTGCTGAACTGCTCCTCGGCTGGCCTGTCCTCTGTACCGCAGCCCGTCCAGGACCCCATCGCCGAGCTCGACTTGTCTCATAACCTCCTCAGCTCTATCGCTTTTCATCAACCGCATCCCAACCTCAGGAACCTGTGGCTGGGGAACAACAGCATCCCACACTTGTCTCTCTGCATAGAGAGATCCGTCACGGCTCGACGTCTCGGGCGTCGCTCGGCGGCCGGGAGCCGGTCCAGGTGCCTGAGCTGGGCCCCCGCCTTGCAGCTGCTATCAGCTGAGAGGAACCTGCTGGAGCAGCTGCCACGGG GCCTGGATGCTGTCGAATCCTTACAGGTCCTGGAGCTGTCTTTCAACAGGATCTCAAGTCTTGAACTGGGAGTCCTTGGTGGCCTTCATCAGCTGCAGGAGCTTCACTTACAGCATAACCTGATTACACATCTGGATCCACAGATGTTTCAGAATTTAGAGCAACTCAAG GTTCTTGACCTGAGGTTCAACATGTTGACAACCATGCAGCAATTGACATACATCACTTTGCGCAACATTGAAGCAGATGTTAAGCTGGGTGGAAACAGGTGGCGCTGTGACTGCAACATGCGTAGTACAAGGAGGCAGATGGCTTATGACGGCACCAGAGGCATGAGGACCTGGAACATCATATGTTCTGAGCCTTCCATCATCTCGGGCAAAGACCTTCTGCAGCTGGATGAGGAGGACCTGACATGCTTAAGCTctgaaaacaacttaaattttcACCGAGACGTGACGGTGTACAGTGGCACTGAGATCCTGCTCTCCTGCTCAGCACAAGGTAACACATGA
- the sgcb gene encoding beta-sarcoglycan — protein sequence MASEEESSNGPVKRSMREKAIERRNINKEHNSNFKAGYVPIEEERLHKTGLRGRKGNMAVCIIVLLFLLALINLIITLVIWTVIRIGPNGCDSMEFHESGLLRFKQKADMGIVHPLHKSTVGGRKDQDLVIVGNNNPVVFQQGNTKLSVEKDKTSVVSDAGISFTDPRTQTTFFSTDFENHEFHLPKGVKVLSVKKASTERITSSASSDLNIKGDTKAIIRGNEGVNIMGRTVEFKMGGDIELRAENSIVLNGSVMFNTTRIPSSTDLTFNDGLERYKLCMCEDRTLFRVLVKFPNMGCQISDNPCGKAH from the exons ATGGCGTCCGAGGAG GAGAGCTCCAATGGCCCCGTGAAGAGGTCCATGCGTGAGAAGGCCATAGAGAGGCGCAACATCAACAAGGAGCACAACAGCAACTTCAAAGCGGGCTATGTACCCATAGAAGAAGAACGTCTTCATAAGACCGGGCTGAGAGGACGCAAGGGAAACATGGCTGTTTGCATCATAgtgctcctcttcctgctggCCTTAATTAATCTCATT ATCACACTGGTAATATGGACGGTGATCCGAATCGGCCCGAACGGCTGCGACAGCATGGAGTTCCACGAGAGCGGCCTGCTGCGCTTCAAACAGAAGGCCGACATGGGAATTGTTCATCCTCTGCACAAAAGCACGGTCGGCGGCCGCAAAGACCAGGACCTGGTCATCGTGGGCAACAACAACCCg GTTGTGTTCCAGCAAGGCAACACGAAGCTGAGCGTGGAAAAGGACAAGACCTCAGTCGTCAGCGACGCCGGCATATCCTTCACAGACCCTCGGACGCAGACAACTTTCTTCAGCACAGACTTTGAAAACCACGAGTTCCACCTGCCCAAAGGAGTCAAAGTCCTCAGTGTTAAAAAGGCATCCACTGAAAGG ATCACCAGCAGCGCATCATCTGACCTGAACATCAAGGGAGACACTAAGGCCATCATTCGCGGTAATGAGGGAGTGAACATCATGGGCCGCACTGTGGAGTTTAAAATGGGTGGAGACATTGAGCTCAGAGCT GAGAACAGCATCGTCCTCAATGGCTCAGTGATGTTCAACACCACACGCATTCCCAGCTCCACAGACCTGACATTCAACGACGGCCTGGAGAGGTACAAGCTCTGCATGTGCGAAGATCGGACTCTGTTCCGCGTACTGGTGAAGTTTCCCAACATGGGCTGCCAGATCTCAGACAACCCGTGTGGGAAAGCTCACTAG